Part of the Phormidium yuhuli AB48 genome is shown below.
TTTGGAATTGATATTCAACAGCGTCATCTCGATGCCACCTCGATCTCAGTAGAAGGGAAATATGAGCGGTGCTCGAAGGGGAAATCCGAGGTAGGACTTGAGTCAGCTCCCCAGGGTGAGACATCAGCAGAACCCAGCCCAATTCGGCTGTGTCGAGGCTATTCCCGAGACCATCGTCCAGATTTGAAACAGTTTTTGATGACTCTAGTCTGTGCCGCCGACGGTGGCGTGCCGCTATGGTTGCAGTTGGCCAGTGGCAATGAACAGGACACTCAGCAGTTTGCAGAGGTGCTCAAGGCGTTTGGTGACCAATGGACTAGCGACGGTATCGTTGTGATGGATGCCGCCTTTTACACAGCAGCCAATCTGCAGCAGATGGAGACCACGGGGTGGCTATCACGGGTGCCGCTGACCCTAAAAGCGGCTCAAGAGCTGGTGCACAGCGATGTCACCCGACTGACTGAAGTCCCCTGCAACTCGAAGGATTACCGGATGTGGGAGATTGAGCAGACCTATGCCGGAGTGCGCCAGCGCTGGATCCTCGTCGAAAGCCAAACCCGCAAAGCCAATGCAGACCTCTGGCAACCCGAATTAGAGAAGCTCGAACACCGCCTCAACCGCCAATTGAAAAAGCTGACCCAGCGGGTCTTTGCTTGCAAACCCGATGCCCTCGAGGCCTTGATGCAGTTTCAAGATGGACTCGAGGTGCATCAGCTCACTCAGGTCTCCCTGGAGACGGTGCGGGCCAAGCGACCCCCCGATCGTCCCGCCAAATCCGCCGAACCCACCCCAGTTCAGGGCTATCGGCTCCAGGCCACGTTACAGCAGACCGCCACGGCCGAAGACCGCTTTAGCCGTCAGCGTAGTCGCTTTATTCTAGCCACCAATCAACTGGATCAATCCCTCTGGCCGGCTCAGACCTGCTTAAGCGAATATAAAGGGCAACAGACCGTCGAGAGAGGCTTTCGCTTCCTCAAAGACCCCCTCTTCTTTGCCAGTAGCGTCTTTGTCAAAAAGCCGCAGCGGGTCGAGGCCTTAGCTCTCATCAT
Proteins encoded:
- a CDS encoding IS1634-like element ISAtsp2 family transposase; the protein is MQIKNLDHLGLVAGVIDELGLVELTDKRIEPHSLEHVSAGQVVKAMILNALGFLSAPLYLFSEFFESKAVSHLLGEGVEARHLNDDRLGRVLDELYAEGTTSFFLQVALQAVERFGIDIQQRHLDATSISVEGKYERCSKGKSEVGLESAPQGETSAEPSPIRLCRGYSRDHRPDLKQFLMTLVCAADGGVPLWLQLASGNEQDTQQFAEVLKAFGDQWTSDGIVVMDAAFYTAANLQQMETTGWLSRVPLTLKAAQELVHSDVTRLTEVPCNSKDYRMWEIEQTYAGVRQRWILVESQTRKANADLWQPELEKLEHRLNRQLKKLTQRVFACKPDALEALMQFQDGLEVHQLTQVSLETVRAKRPPDRPAKSAEPTPVQGYRLQATLQQTATAEDRFSRQRSRFILATNQLDQSLWPAQTCLSEYKGQQTVERGFRFLKDPLFFASSVFVKKPQRVEALALIMALTLMVYTLAERQLRQALDAQKQTVRDQRQQPTAKPTFRWIMQKFQGIHWVNLDGQRQISNLNDERRLIIHLFGPPVERYYYASG